In Zingiber officinale cultivar Zhangliang chromosome 3B, Zo_v1.1, whole genome shotgun sequence, a single window of DNA contains:
- the LOC122054889 gene encoding agamous-like MADS-box protein AGL61, whose protein sequence is MMPIRKRKTSMGRQKIEIKRIESEEARQVCFSKRRAGLFKKANELSVLCGAHLAVIVFSPAGKPFSFGHPSVDSVLDRFLPSSAHPTPPPPRPPPLSFHDPRVMTVAAASLVPELDRQYVELAERLEGERRRKEVLEAALLAQRGDFARLMQSSLEELGMAELERLQAALDRLRWDAGRRVDQLLTEAQIRKLMLAGDVGSVGGGAYLGGGFIAAAAPPPQGGNNIDMQAIPAPGQAPAGFGYGYGSSS, encoded by the coding sequence ATGATGCCAATAAGGAAGAGGAAGACGAGCATGGGCCGACAAAAGATCGAGATTAAGCGGATCGAGAGCGAGGAGGCACGTCAAGTGTGCTTCTCCAAGCGCCGCGCCGGACTCTTCAAGAAGGCCAACGAGCTCTCCGTCCTCTGCGGGGCTCACCTTGCCGTCATCGTCTTCTCCCCCGCCGGCAAACCCTTCTCCTTTGGCCACCCCTCGGTCGACTCTGTTCTTGACCGCTTCCTACCCTCGTCGGCCCACcctactcctcctcctcctcgtcctcctcctctctcgTTCCACGACCCCCGTGTGATGACCGTCGCTGCCGCCTCGCTGGTCCCCGAGCTCGACCGGCAGTACGTGGAGCTGGCTGAGCGATTGGAGGGAGAGCGGCGGAGGAAAGAGGTGCTGGAGGCCGCGCTTCTAGCGCAAAGGGGTGACTTTGCCAGGCTCATGCAGTCCAGCTTGGAGGAGCTGGGCATGGCGGAGTTGGAGAGACTGCAGGCCGCGCTAGATAGGCTGCGTTGGGACGCAGGGAGGAGGGTGGACCAGCTGCTGACCGAGGCGCAGATCAGGAAACTAATGTTGGCCGGCGATGTTGGCAGTGTCGGCGGTGGAGCATATCTTGGTGGAGGATTCATTGCTGCGGCGGCGCCGCCGCCGCAGGGTGGCAATAATATTGATATGCAGGCGATTCCTGCGCCGGGTCAGGCTCCGGCTGGATTTGGTTATGGCTACGGATCTTCTAGTTAA